One region of Syntrophobacter fumaroxidans MPOB genomic DNA includes:
- a CDS encoding Coenzyme F420 hydrogenase/dehydrogenase, beta subunit C-terminal domain, producing MARAAKISVKDRNPVLSFQEFLKALLATGQVGAVLVPQHLAAKSAVMPTLVTDPEKLGEADPFAPAFPMNAARLLARLTRKPTGGLVAAVLRPCEIRAFVELVKLKQGSLDEVLLIGADCSGAFGNTDYAGYAGSRGIESTLKFHADLPGQAEADGVGLSPACKACEYPVAENADLMVCTFGMDVFDSMVVKANTPRGEEVLEKMKLPEATLPASRDEAVAAVIAARTAYRDRMFQETSDATADIEKLMSYLSNCVNCYNCRVACPVCYCRECVFLTDVFDHEPEQYLRWAKRKGVIKMPTDTVFFHLTRLAHMSTACIGCGQCSNACPNNVPVMELFRTVAHYTQRAFQYNAGAGIEDEPPLSVFREREFPEVTGGKE from the coding sequence ATGGCCAGGGCAGCAAAAATATCGGTGAAGGATCGCAATCCGGTTCTCTCCTTCCAGGAATTTCTGAAAGCGTTGTTGGCGACGGGCCAGGTCGGCGCCGTTCTGGTGCCGCAGCATCTCGCCGCGAAAAGCGCGGTGATGCCGACCCTCGTTACCGATCCCGAAAAGCTCGGAGAAGCGGATCCGTTCGCGCCCGCATTCCCCATGAATGCGGCACGACTGCTCGCGAGGCTCACCCGGAAACCGACGGGCGGATTGGTCGCGGCGGTATTGCGACCCTGTGAAATCCGCGCTTTCGTCGAACTGGTGAAACTCAAGCAGGGAAGCCTCGATGAAGTCCTGCTCATCGGCGCCGACTGCTCGGGAGCGTTTGGAAATACCGATTACGCCGGCTATGCCGGGTCCAGGGGGATCGAATCGACCTTGAAGTTCCACGCGGATTTGCCCGGGCAGGCCGAAGCCGACGGCGTCGGCCTCTCCCCTGCCTGCAAGGCGTGCGAATACCCCGTGGCAGAGAACGCCGACCTGATGGTCTGCACCTTCGGCATGGACGTGTTCGACTCGATGGTGGTCAAGGCCAACACACCGCGGGGGGAAGAAGTCCTGGAGAAAATGAAGCTTCCCGAAGCAACCCTGCCGGCTTCCAGGGACGAAGCCGTCGCCGCAGTGATCGCAGCGCGGACGGCCTACCGCGATCGGATGTTCCAGGAAACGAGCGACGCGACGGCCGATATCGAGAAGCTGATGAGCTATCTGAGCAACTGCGTGAACTGTTACAACTGCCGCGTGGCTTGCCCGGTCTGTTACTGCCGTGAGTGCGTATTCCTGACGGATGTTTTTGACCACGAGCCCGAACAATACCTCCGCTGGGCCAAACGCAAGGGTGTCATCAAGATGCCCACGGACACCGTCTTTTTCCACCTGACGCGGCTGGCGCACATGAGCACCGCCTGCATCGGCTGTGGCCAATGCTCCAACGCCTGCCCCAACAACGTGCCGGTCATGGAGCTGTTCCGGACCGTGGCGCATTACACGCAGCGTGCGTTCCAATACAACGCCGGGGCCGGTATTGAAGACGAGCCTCCCCTTTCGGTGTTTCGCGAGCGGGAATTTCCCGAGGTCACCGGGGGCAAGGAATAA
- a CDS encoding hydrogenase iron-sulfur subunit, which yields MGDREPTIIAFVCNWCTYTAADLAGTSRLVQPPNVRMIRMMCTGMIDTKYVIKALLEGADAVLISGCHPGDCHYINGNLKARRRVRLLKEILPRFGIDERRLKMTWIGASEGIDFANTVKELVAEIKQLGLNDLRQKMIL from the coding sequence ATGGGAGACCGTGAACCGACGATCATCGCCTTCGTGTGTAACTGGTGCACTTACACGGCCGCCGACCTGGCGGGCACTTCGAGGCTGGTTCAGCCTCCGAACGTGCGCATGATCAGAATGATGTGCACCGGGATGATCGATACGAAGTACGTCATCAAGGCCCTTCTCGAAGGCGCCGACGCAGTGCTCATCAGCGGTTGCCACCCGGGCGACTGCCATTACATCAACGGGAATCTGAAGGCCCGGCGCAGGGTCAGGCTCCTGAAGGAGATCCTGCCCCGGTTCGGAATAGACGAGCGCAGGCTCAAGATGACCTGGATCGGGGCAAGCGAGGGCATTGATTTCGCCAACACCGTCAAAGAGCTCGTTGCCGAAATCAAACAGCTGGGTCTCAACGATCTGAGACAAAAGATGATTCTGTGA
- a CDS encoding FAD-dependent oxidoreductase, protein MQRRIGFYVCHCGTNIAGKVAVDEVAAFVRTLKNVVVARSYKFMCSDPGQEMIQKDIRELNLNRVVVASCSPRLHEKTFQSACERAKLNPYYFQMACIREHCSWVTEDPAKATEKAKTLAAAAVNRVNHHEKLWAREVSVHPDVLVIGAGIAGIQASLDIAKADRQVYLVEKEPSIGGHMVQFDKTFPTLDCAACISTPKTVAVSQSPKIKLFSYSEVVEVSGFVGNYSVKVRRKPRYVIEERCTGCGLCAEACPVSVPNAFDEALSLRKAVYRNFPQAVPITFVIDKKEQAPCRIACPAGINVQGYIQLIGKGKYREAVQLIMERLPLPGVLGRVCPHPCESMCRRAAVDTPLAIRDLKRYAADQVNLEDLPLPHIEERPEKAAVIGSGPAGLSAAYFLRLKGYQVTIFEALPLLGGMLRVGIPDYRLPQDVLDKEIGYLLRLGVKAETGKKLGRDFSLDDLRNDGYRVIFLGIGAHRSLKLNVPGEDSYQGVVDALEFLREVNLGEKSLPGRRIVIVGGGNVAIDASRVALRLGCEEVTIVYRRTREEMPAYAEEIDAALEEGVKINYLTAPVGIRGEANKVTGFEVIRTELGEPDQSGRRRPVPVKGSEFVIPCDAVISAIGQEPEAETCGAGDLNLSRRGTIVVDRSSMQTSIPDVFAGGDAVVGPATVIEAVAAGRRAAEAMHRYVTEGIEGLAGIEPEKTGADGGDWREIPEGTPQVPRASLHHRSFEQSRLDFEEAAIGLADGDIARETERCLNCGVCSECMECVRACERSAIDHGAVEEIIDLKVGSIIVATGFDVMDPSPLKQYGYGRFDEVYTGLEFERLNNAVGPTGGQILMKNGGKPESVGIIHCVGSRDVNHHEYCSRVCCMYALKYGHLIKEKAGHDTRVYNFYIDMRCFGKGYEEFYRRLQEEKVTFIRGRPAEITDQAESPLEQGKLVIVAEDTLSGRMLRVPVDMVILCSAMEARAEAPEVARVFGINQGGDGFFLEEHPKLGPMTTPTDGVFLAGACQGPKDIPDTVSHASGAAAQALALSTRGKVQISPTVSFIDPDICAGCQGCIKLCPYSAIEFDERRGVSVVNEALCKGCGSCAGFCPSGAARVRHFSAKQLFAEIEGLLDSAV, encoded by the coding sequence ATGCAGAGAAGAATCGGCTTTTACGTTTGCCATTGCGGAACGAATATCGCCGGCAAAGTGGCCGTCGACGAGGTTGCCGCTTTCGTCCGGACACTCAAGAATGTTGTGGTCGCGAGAAGCTACAAGTTCATGTGTTCGGATCCCGGTCAGGAAATGATCCAGAAGGACATCCGGGAGCTCAACCTCAACCGCGTGGTGGTGGCATCGTGCTCGCCCCGACTCCACGAAAAGACCTTTCAGTCCGCCTGCGAGCGTGCCAAGCTGAACCCGTATTATTTTCAGATGGCATGTATCCGCGAGCACTGTTCCTGGGTGACCGAAGACCCCGCAAAGGCGACCGAAAAAGCCAAGACTCTCGCCGCCGCCGCAGTCAACCGGGTCAACCATCATGAAAAGCTGTGGGCGCGGGAGGTGAGCGTTCATCCCGACGTCCTCGTCATCGGTGCGGGAATTGCGGGCATCCAGGCCTCGCTCGATATTGCCAAGGCGGACCGTCAAGTGTACCTCGTGGAGAAGGAACCGTCCATCGGGGGGCACATGGTGCAATTCGACAAGACCTTCCCGACCCTCGATTGCGCGGCATGCATTTCCACGCCCAAGACGGTGGCGGTGAGTCAAAGCCCGAAAATCAAGCTGTTCTCCTACAGTGAAGTCGTGGAGGTGAGCGGCTTCGTGGGGAACTATTCGGTCAAGGTGCGGCGCAAGCCGCGGTACGTCATCGAGGAACGGTGCACGGGTTGCGGGTTGTGCGCCGAGGCCTGCCCGGTATCGGTACCCAATGCCTTCGACGAGGCGTTGAGCCTGCGCAAGGCGGTTTACCGCAATTTCCCACAGGCCGTGCCGATCACCTTCGTCATCGACAAAAAGGAGCAGGCTCCGTGCCGAATCGCCTGCCCCGCCGGGATCAATGTGCAGGGGTACATCCAACTCATCGGCAAAGGGAAATACCGGGAAGCGGTGCAATTGATCATGGAGCGGCTGCCGCTCCCGGGAGTGCTGGGCCGGGTGTGTCCACACCCCTGCGAATCCATGTGCCGTCGAGCCGCAGTCGATACCCCGCTTGCCATCAGGGATTTGAAACGATACGCCGCGGATCAGGTGAATCTCGAGGATCTGCCCCTTCCCCATATCGAGGAACGGCCCGAGAAGGCGGCGGTGATCGGTTCCGGACCGGCGGGTCTCAGTGCGGCCTATTTTCTCCGTCTGAAGGGCTACCAGGTGACGATATTCGAAGCTCTCCCCTTGCTGGGAGGCATGCTTCGGGTCGGCATCCCGGATTACAGGCTGCCCCAGGACGTTCTGGACAAGGAGATCGGCTACCTTCTTCGCCTCGGCGTCAAAGCGGAAACGGGGAAAAAGCTGGGGCGTGATTTCTCCCTCGACGATCTTCGGAACGATGGCTACCGGGTTATTTTCCTGGGGATCGGGGCGCACCGGAGCTTGAAGCTCAACGTACCGGGGGAGGACTCGTATCAGGGAGTCGTCGATGCCCTGGAGTTCCTGAGAGAGGTCAACCTCGGCGAAAAGTCGCTGCCGGGTCGCCGGATCGTGATCGTCGGCGGGGGCAACGTGGCCATCGATGCGAGCCGGGTTGCCCTGCGCCTCGGATGCGAGGAGGTGACCATCGTATACCGGCGCACCAGGGAGGAGATGCCGGCTTATGCCGAAGAGATCGATGCCGCTCTCGAGGAAGGAGTCAAGATCAACTACCTCACGGCTCCGGTGGGCATCCGCGGCGAGGCAAACAAGGTGACCGGGTTCGAGGTGATCCGGACCGAACTGGGAGAACCCGATCAGAGCGGCAGAAGACGTCCGGTGCCGGTAAAGGGCTCCGAATTCGTCATCCCCTGCGATGCCGTAATCTCCGCAATCGGGCAGGAACCCGAAGCGGAAACCTGTGGCGCGGGCGATTTGAATCTCAGCCGTCGCGGCACCATCGTGGTCGATCGCAGTTCCATGCAGACCTCCATACCGGATGTGTTTGCCGGCGGCGACGCCGTTGTCGGCCCCGCGACGGTCATCGAGGCGGTTGCGGCGGGTCGCCGTGCCGCCGAAGCCATGCACCGGTATGTGACCGAGGGGATCGAAGGTCTTGCGGGGATCGAACCGGAGAAGACGGGAGCCGACGGCGGTGATTGGCGGGAAATTCCCGAGGGGACCCCGCAGGTACCCAGGGCTTCCTTGCACCACAGGAGTTTCGAGCAAAGCCGTCTCGATTTTGAAGAAGCCGCTATCGGTCTGGCGGACGGCGACATCGCCCGCGAGACCGAACGGTGCCTCAACTGCGGGGTCTGTTCGGAATGCATGGAGTGCGTGCGCGCCTGCGAGCGAAGCGCGATAGACCATGGGGCGGTCGAAGAGATTATCGATCTCAAGGTGGGTTCGATCATCGTTGCCACCGGTTTCGACGTGATGGATCCCTCCCCGCTCAAACAATACGGCTATGGGCGCTTCGATGAGGTCTATACCGGGCTGGAGTTCGAACGGCTCAACAACGCGGTGGGGCCGACCGGAGGGCAAATCCTGATGAAAAACGGCGGCAAGCCCGAAAGCGTGGGAATCATCCACTGCGTGGGCAGCCGGGATGTGAATCATCACGAATATTGCTCCAGGGTTTGTTGCATGTACGCCCTCAAGTACGGTCATCTCATCAAGGAAAAGGCCGGACACGACACCAGGGTCTACAATTTCTATATCGACATGCGTTGCTTCGGGAAGGGTTACGAAGAGTTCTATCGGCGGCTCCAGGAAGAGAAGGTCACCTTCATTCGCGGCAGGCCGGCCGAGATAACCGATCAAGCCGAATCGCCTCTCGAACAGGGCAAACTGGTGATCGTTGCCGAAGATACTCTCAGCGGGCGCATGCTGCGGGTTCCCGTTGATATGGTCATCTTGTGCTCCGCGATGGAAGCGCGGGCGGAAGCCCCGGAAGTGGCCCGCGTCTTCGGAATCAACCAGGGCGGGGACGGTTTCTTCCTGGAAGAGCATCCCAAGCTGGGACCGATGACCACGCCCACGGACGGGGTCTTTCTGGCGGGAGCCTGCCAGGGGCCGAAAGATATTCCAGACACCGTGTCTCACGCCTCGGGGGCGGCGGCCCAGGCACTTGCTCTCAGCACGCGGGGCAAAGTCCAGATTTCGCCCACCGTGTCCTTTATCGACCCGGACATCTGCGCGGGTTGCCAGGGTTGCATCAAGCTCTGCCCGTACTCGGCCATCGAATTCGACGAACGTCGGGGGGTTTCCGTGGTGAACGAGGCATTGTGTAAAGGTTGCGGAAGCTGTGCCGGTTTTTGCCCGAGCGGGGCCGCCCGGGTCAGGCACTTTTCGGCCAAGCAGCTGTTCGCGGAAATCGAAGGGTTGCTCGACAGCGCCGTATGA
- a CDS encoding ATP-binding protein — translation MNRSIRMAVIGGGKKCRALLEMLGAGVFPSFNAEVVAVADPDGDAAGIGLAKEKGIFTTADFRDLRKIPDLDLVVCLTGGEAPLEALLKRRRPSERLLHAVISRLFEDILRVRQQYLLNELQLDITEGIIESLFLSMRDHVLLLRPDFRILDVNEAFCRACGTDKDSLVGKVCHEVIHGSGERCGGEGFVCPLKISLQTGTVAHAVHEHVDGSGKQRVCEVTTVPLRKVHGKVELVLEIVRDITEDLEKRVEEKTRALKRDLARLVHEDKMISLGKLVAGVVHEINNPLSGINALARLVHQELESCDLDEGRKEKFLYYLHLIDTESSRCSDIVKDLLSFSRLREVERKLFQLNDLVHKAVLLSRHRGGNQAVHFQLELAETLPEMIGDPGQLLQCLLNLIFNAVEAMPDGGTVKVGTRFDSATNEIRLEVTDQGIGIPADLTSKVFEPFFSTKNRDKGVGLGLSVVYGIVKEHGGTIYVRSELQKGTSFIVRLPLQSGKIWRNNRENG, via the coding sequence ATGAATCGTAGCATCAGGATGGCGGTGATCGGCGGAGGCAAGAAATGCAGGGCCCTGCTCGAAATGCTGGGTGCCGGCGTCTTCCCGTCTTTCAACGCCGAAGTCGTGGCTGTCGCGGACCCCGACGGCGACGCAGCCGGCATTGGACTGGCTAAGGAAAAAGGTATCTTCACCACCGCGGATTTTCGTGACCTCCGCAAGATACCCGACCTCGACCTGGTCGTTTGCCTCACCGGCGGCGAGGCTCCGCTGGAAGCTCTTCTGAAAAGACGCCGCCCAAGCGAACGACTCCTTCATGCCGTGATTTCACGGCTGTTTGAGGATATTCTTCGGGTTCGCCAGCAATACCTGTTGAACGAGCTTCAGCTCGACATCACCGAAGGCATCATCGAGAGCCTGTTCCTGAGCATGCGGGACCACGTCCTGCTGCTTCGCCCCGATTTCAGGATTCTCGATGTGAACGAGGCGTTCTGTCGTGCCTGCGGCACCGACAAGGACAGTCTGGTGGGGAAGGTGTGTCACGAAGTCATTCACGGATCCGGCGAGCGATGCGGGGGAGAGGGCTTCGTGTGCCCGCTGAAAATCTCCCTGCAAACGGGAACCGTGGCTCACGCCGTTCACGAACACGTGGACGGGTCGGGGAAACAGAGAGTTTGCGAAGTCACGACGGTTCCGCTCAGAAAGGTGCATGGGAAGGTGGAGCTTGTCCTGGAGATCGTCCGGGACATTACGGAGGATCTCGAGAAGCGGGTGGAGGAAAAGACCCGGGCGCTCAAACGGGACCTGGCCCGGCTGGTTCACGAAGACAAGATGATTTCGCTGGGGAAACTGGTTGCCGGAGTGGTCCACGAAATCAACAACCCCCTGTCGGGCATCAACGCTCTCGCGCGACTCGTCCACCAGGAACTGGAGAGTTGCGACCTGGATGAGGGGAGGAAGGAAAAGTTTCTTTACTATCTTCACCTCATCGACACGGAATCCTCCCGGTGCAGCGACATCGTCAAAGACCTCCTTTCCTTTTCGCGTTTGCGGGAAGTGGAACGGAAGCTCTTCCAGTTGAACGACCTGGTGCACAAGGCGGTGCTCCTGAGCCGGCACAGGGGCGGCAATCAGGCCGTCCATTTCCAGCTTGAGCTGGCCGAGACCCTGCCGGAGATGATCGGGGACCCCGGGCAGCTTTTGCAGTGCCTGTTGAATCTCATTTTCAACGCCGTCGAGGCCATGCCCGACGGAGGAACGGTCAAGGTGGGCACGAGATTCGATTCGGCCACGAACGAGATTCGCCTGGAGGTAACGGATCAGGGCATCGGTATTCCCGCTGATTTGACGTCGAAGGTCTTCGAGCCGTTTTTTTCCACCAAGAACCGGGATAAGGGCGTCGGACTCGGCCTGTCCGTCGTCTACGGCATCGTCAAGGAGCACGGGGGAACGATTTACGTGAGGAGTGAACTGCAAAAGGGAACCAGCTTTATCGTTCGGTTGCCTTTGCAATCCGGGAAAATCTGGAGGAACAACCGGGAAAATGGCTGA
- a CDS encoding sigma-54-dependent transcriptional regulator yields MADPIRVLIVDDELIVRESLAGWLGKAGYAVDAAPGGRIAVEMIGAKQYDLIFLDVRMSDLDGMEVLKRVKLHYPETLVVMMTAYGTVQNAVDAMKAGADDYLIKPFEPEYLPLLVEKLLKQKRLLDENIALRDQADVRAHFHGLIGASECMRRLFAFIDQVAEVDSPVLLQGETGTGKELVAKAIHAKSKRRFGPFVPINCGAFAETLLESELFGHEVGSFTGATRAQKGRLEMAKGGTLFLDEVGEIPPKMQVDLLRVLQEKRFQRVGGSRDVFVDFRLICATHRDLTREVSKGNFRQDFYFRLKVIEIEVPALRDRRQDIPLLARHFLDRFRRETNKRVTGITEDAMMLLQSYDWPGNVRELENTLERAVVLSNGAVLNKADFGFLFRTPQQDVPLSLEEMEKVHIERVLKLCRWNISKAAKVLEVNRATLHNKIRKFGLRSPE; encoded by the coding sequence ATGGCTGATCCGATCAGGGTCTTGATTGTCGATGATGAACTGATTGTCCGCGAATCGCTTGCCGGCTGGCTGGGAAAGGCCGGGTATGCGGTGGATGCCGCACCGGGGGGCAGGATCGCCGTCGAGATGATCGGCGCAAAACAATACGATCTGATTTTCCTGGATGTCCGGATGTCCGATCTCGACGGCATGGAAGTTCTCAAACGGGTAAAGCTTCATTACCCGGAAACCCTCGTCGTCATGATGACCGCCTACGGAACCGTTCAGAATGCCGTGGATGCCATGAAAGCCGGCGCCGACGACTACCTCATCAAACCGTTCGAACCGGAATACCTTCCGCTGCTCGTCGAGAAGCTGTTGAAGCAGAAGAGGCTCCTGGACGAGAACATCGCGTTGCGGGATCAAGCGGACGTAAGGGCTCACTTTCACGGCCTGATCGGTGCATCCGAGTGCATGAGAAGGCTCTTTGCCTTCATCGACCAGGTTGCGGAGGTCGATTCCCCGGTCTTGCTGCAGGGAGAGACGGGAACGGGAAAGGAACTGGTGGCGAAAGCCATTCATGCCAAGAGCAAGCGCCGGTTTGGACCTTTTGTGCCGATCAATTGCGGAGCGTTTGCCGAGACGCTTCTCGAGAGCGAGCTGTTCGGACACGAAGTCGGTTCGTTTACCGGCGCGACTCGAGCTCAGAAGGGCCGGCTTGAAATGGCGAAGGGCGGAACGCTCTTTCTCGATGAGGTCGGAGAGATTCCGCCCAAGATGCAGGTGGATCTTCTTCGGGTTCTCCAGGAGAAACGCTTCCAGCGTGTCGGCGGAAGCCGTGACGTGTTCGTCGATTTTCGCCTGATCTGCGCGACCCATCGGGATCTGACCCGGGAAGTCTCAAAGGGCAACTTCAGGCAGGACTTCTATTTCCGCCTCAAGGTGATCGAGATCGAAGTGCCGGCCCTGCGCGACCGCAGGCAGGATATCCCTCTGCTGGCCAGGCATTTTCTCGATCGATTTCGCCGGGAAACAAACAAGCGGGTGACCGGCATCACCGAAGACGCCATGATGCTCCTGCAGTCATACGACTGGCCGGGGAATGTGCGTGAACTGGAAAATACCCTGGAACGTGCCGTCGTGCTTTCCAATGGGGCGGTCCTGAACAAGGCCGACTTCGGCTTTCTGTTCAGAACGCCCCAGCAGGATGTCCCGCTTTCCCTGGAAGAAATGGAAAAGGTGCACATCGAGCGGGTTCTTAAGTTGTGCCGCTGGAACATCTCCAAGGCGGCAAAGGTCCTGGAGGTGAACAGGGCCACCCTGCACAACAAGATCAGAAAATTCGGCCTGAGATCGCCGGAGTAA
- a CDS encoding hybrid sensor histidine kinase/response regulator — MEEKMTGKSWKVVLIDDDPEIRETIGGVLQDSGHEVLTAGDGDAGMELCERQSPDIVITDIRHPGIDGFEILRRIKTGRPDVEVIVMTVLSEIELAIQALHLDASDFITKPIANDALTVAVKRAKDRIATRKELGDYTALIEERWMQTAEELAKTFDMQKSLIESSIDGIAAFDSDGKTVIFNRSMEQILGYERGNVIGKMYLSQFFSPGEAEKFEQKLKSEEYGGKRRLFLFESILVDKSGGKVPCQLSAAAMFQKEEETGLVVFFRDQREIRKLMQEAADQARLLQQDKMISLGRLAASVVHEINNPLAGILNYARLMTKMLGKGMLASESVTKFQGYLSLMESELSRCSKIVSNLLSFSRQSTLESAPVKVNELIAKSITLCEHKLSLQNIRIDTVLSPENPVIPGDFNQLEQCLINLIFNAMDAMETGGVLTLESALIPAQKIVEIRVRDTGCGIAKEDLIYIFDPFFTTKKQGKGLGLGLSTTYGIIDRHHGAVSVESEPGKGTVFTIKLPLGS; from the coding sequence GTGGAGGAGAAAATGACGGGCAAGAGTTGGAAAGTGGTTCTCATCGACGATGACCCCGAGATTCGCGAGACGATCGGCGGCGTTCTCCAAGACTCCGGACACGAAGTCCTCACGGCGGGGGACGGCGACGCCGGCATGGAATTGTGCGAACGGCAATCGCCCGATATCGTCATCACGGATATCCGTCACCCCGGCATCGACGGTTTCGAGATCCTGCGAAGGATCAAGACCGGCCGCCCCGATGTGGAAGTGATCGTCATGACCGTGCTCAGTGAGATCGAGCTTGCGATACAGGCCCTGCATCTGGATGCCTCGGACTTCATCACCAAGCCCATCGCCAACGATGCTCTGACGGTGGCCGTGAAGCGCGCCAAGGACCGCATCGCCACGCGCAAGGAGCTCGGGGATTACACCGCGCTGATTGAAGAACGATGGATGCAAACCGCAGAGGAACTGGCAAAGACGTTCGATATGCAAAAGTCGCTTATCGAGAGCTCCATAGACGGGATTGCAGCCTTTGACAGTGACGGCAAGACGGTGATCTTCAACAGGAGCATGGAGCAAATCCTCGGTTACGAACGCGGGAACGTCATCGGGAAAATGTACCTCAGCCAGTTCTTTTCACCCGGTGAGGCGGAGAAATTCGAGCAGAAACTGAAATCCGAGGAATACGGCGGGAAGAGAAGACTGTTCCTGTTTGAATCCATTCTTGTGGACAAGTCGGGCGGCAAGGTCCCCTGCCAGCTTTCGGCAGCGGCGATGTTTCAGAAAGAAGAGGAAACGGGGCTGGTGGTTTTTTTCAGAGACCAGCGGGAAATCCGGAAGCTCATGCAGGAGGCCGCCGATCAGGCCCGCCTGCTCCAACAGGACAAAATGATCTCCCTGGGCAGGCTTGCGGCGAGTGTGGTTCACGAAATCAACAACCCGCTGGCCGGAATCCTCAACTACGCCAGGCTCATGACGAAAATGCTCGGCAAAGGCATGTTGGCGAGCGAATCCGTGACCAAGTTCCAAGGGTATTTGTCACTGATGGAGAGCGAGTTGAGTCGCTGTTCGAAAATCGTCTCCAACCTGCTCTCGTTTTCCCGGCAGTCTACCTTGGAGTCGGCGCCGGTGAAGGTCAACGAGCTCATCGCCAAAAGCATAACGCTCTGCGAGCACAAGCTGAGTCTTCAAAATATTCGGATCGACACGGTCCTGTCCCCTGAGAATCCCGTGATTCCAGGGGATTTCAATCAGTTGGAGCAGTGCCTGATCAACCTCATCTTTAACGCCATGGATGCCATGGAGACCGGCGGTGTCCTCACCCTCGAAAGCGCGCTCATCCCCGCGCAGAAAATCGTCGAAATACGCGTGAGGGATACCGGTTGCGGCATTGCAAAAGAAGACCTGATCTACATCTTCGATCCGTTCTTCACCACAAAGAAACAGGGAAAAGGGCTGGGCCTGGGACTCTCCACCACCTATGGAATCATTGACCGGCATCACGGTGCCGTCAGCGTGGAATCGGAACCGGGCAAAGGCACCGTTTTCACCATCAAGCTTCCTCTGGGATCGTGA
- a CDS encoding zinc-dependent alcohol dehydrogenase family protein, producing MRAMVLKACAPMETKPLEWLEVDDPLPGPGEVRIRVKACGICRTDLHVVEGELPSLGRPVIPGHQIVGLVDSIGTGCRRFKIDDRIGAAWLRQTCGTCVFCRSGQENLCENARFTGYHAPGGYAEYAVVPEDFAYPIAPVFSDAEAAPLLCAGIIGYRSLRRSQCKAGDTLALYGFGSSAHIVIQIAVHWGCTVYAVTRGERHRRLALELGAKWAGSDAERLPAPADSAIIFAPAGNLVPVALSRLRKGGTLALAGIYMTDIPGMNYEKHLFYEKNVHSVTANTREDGMELLRIAASIPIRPQVQTFAVQEANEALLKLKNDRIEGSGVLVF from the coding sequence ATGAGAGCAATGGTTCTGAAGGCGTGTGCCCCGATGGAAACGAAGCCCCTCGAATGGCTGGAGGTGGATGATCCACTGCCCGGCCCCGGGGAAGTGCGCATCAGGGTGAAAGCGTGCGGCATATGCAGGACCGACCTGCACGTGGTGGAGGGGGAATTGCCTTCCCTCGGGCGTCCCGTCATTCCGGGCCACCAGATCGTCGGCCTGGTGGATTCCATCGGAACCGGCTGTCGGCGGTTCAAGATCGATGACAGAATCGGGGCGGCATGGTTGAGACAGACCTGTGGAACATGCGTCTTCTGCCGCTCCGGGCAGGAGAATCTGTGTGAAAACGCCAGATTCACCGGCTATCATGCCCCTGGCGGGTACGCCGAATATGCCGTGGTCCCGGAAGATTTCGCCTATCCCATTGCGCCCGTCTTCAGCGACGCGGAAGCCGCACCGCTGCTGTGCGCCGGCATTATCGGTTACCGGAGCCTGAGGCGCAGCCAGTGCAAAGCCGGCGACACCCTGGCCCTGTACGGATTCGGTTCGTCGGCGCACATCGTCATTCAGATCGCCGTCCACTGGGGTTGCACGGTGTATGCCGTCACCCGCGGCGAGAGACATCGGCGGCTGGCACTGGAGCTCGGGGCCAAATGGGCCGGATCCGACGCGGAACGGCTGCCCGCCCCGGCGGACAGCGCCATCATCTTCGCCCCCGCGGGAAACCTCGTGCCCGTGGCGCTGAGCCGTTTGCGCAAGGGCGGTACGCTGGCCCTTGCCGGGATCTATATGACCGACATTCCCGGGATGAATTACGAGAAGCACCTTTTCTACGAAAAAAACGTTCACAGCGTCACGGCCAATACGCGGGAAGACGGCATGGAGCTGCTCAGGATCGCCGCGTCCATACCCATTCGCCCGCAGGTGCAAACGTTTGCCGTGCAGGAAGCCAACGAAGCGCTGCTCAAGCTCAAGAATGACCGGATTGAGGGCTCGGGGGTGCTGGTATTCTGA